GTTCTCCTTCTAATCTTCCCTGATTTTCTCCCGAAAGTTGCCCCCAATCCTCACTGTGTTCTCCTTTGATTGTTTGCATCTTTTGGTTAAATTTTTCCTGTTCCTTTGCATACTTTTTTGAGAGCGACTTCATTCGATGCACTTGTTCTAGAATTTCTTCCATTTTCGCTCTAGCTGTGCTTGAACTCTGGCTCTGTGCTGCAAAAAATGCCTCTTCTTTGGCACTTTTTTGCCCTTTTAAACTTTCATTGATCCGCTTTAGTCCCTTTTCCACACGCACAGCCTGCTTTGATTGCTCGCCATAATCTTGTGTGATACTCTTCATCGATTGTGCCTCTTTTACTTTTTCCCAAAGTTTTTGTGGATCATTGGCAACAAGCACATCTCCTGCAATCTTATATTTCATAAAAGATGTAATCTCTTTTTCTAACCATGCCCCTCCATCATCGGTAACACACTTTCTGTCCTCTACCACAATTTCAGGATCTTTCAATGCATAGATTCCCGAATTTTTCATATAGGGATCGAGATAGAGTTTACATCTGTCCATCAACATTTCGTCACTTCCATAATCCCTTAGCAACAATCGGTACTTGTCCCAAAGAGCATTGTTGTACTCACTAAATACAGAATCCAGGCAGGAGTCTGCCGCCGTTTGCAAATAAAATCGCACACCGGCGGTCCTTGCTGACTCCACCAGGCCGCATAAAAGAGCACTGACACAGACCAATATCAAACTAAGAAATATTGTGACTGCACCATCTCTTTTCATGCTTAATACACCTCTTTGGACTGATTGTTGATTTCTTTGAAGATAGCCTCAATCAGCTTTCTCAATTGATTTTTAAAAATCAATACCAAGCCAATCAAAACGACAAGAATGAGTACTAACTCAATAACACCAACACCATCTTCTTCGCTGAAAAACTGATACAATTCTTGCATAATTTTTTCCTCCTTTCTTATGCATACATATTAAAATGTCATCAATGCAGGAATCATAATCATTAACATTACAATCCCCAGCATAATGAACAAAGGTCCCAATAATTTGGTACTTGCCTCTTCACCAAGTCGTCTCGCCATAGATAGGCGCTCATCCCACGCACTCAGAGACTCCACACTCAGTGCAACTTTTAATCCAGCATTTCCTGCCTTTCTATTTTGCTCCAACAAACTGGCAAATTTCATATATTGCTTAATGCCAATGGCTCTGCCAAAGTCTCGATAAACTTTTGTCTCATTGACCCCTGTCTTTAATGCCACCAGCGATTTTTCCATTTCCTCATAGGCATAGTGAATTTCACCATCTTCTTCTCGATCTCGAATGTAATCATTGACAATTGCCTCCCAAGCCGTGCGCACTGAAAGACCTGCACCAATAAAGACCATAAATTTTGATACAATATCTGGGTAGTCGGCCAACACCTGCCTACTGCGCTTTTCTACCTTTGCCCGATGATTGACAATATCTCGCATATAGATTAGCACTGCAAATAAAATACCAATCATCCATATAATGGAATAATTTGTTTTCTCCTTACTTCGATAATGAATCTTTTTTCCATTCCAATCTTCTGGCAGAACAAATCGGTCATTGACCACTTGCTCACGGTCACTATTTTCAAGATATTGCGTAAAATCTCGAATCTGCTGTTCACTTGTTGTATAGTTTCTTGGTACAATCGTCAATGGCAACACAAACTCTTTCTTATGTTTTCCATCCGAAAGCACCAAGGTCAAACTGGTACTTACGGCCTCCTTTAAATTTTCATTGTAAACTGTGCCCATTGAATCAATGTAATCGATGTTTTCTGACGACCAAAGGGCTGTCATCCCATATTTTGGGATTTTTTGTGGCAATTTTAACTTTCCCGAAACTTCAGATAGACTCCTATTTTCTCCTAAAATTTCTTTTTTTAAATCTTCAAAGCACTCCACAAATGCTTTTTCTGCCTCTTCGGCTGTATATTCCCTTCTGGATACAGGAACTTCAACTAACACCGGTTTTTCTTCCAAACCATCCACATAGAGCTCATAACTTTGGTCATATTGACCATATCCTTCTCTCTGAATTTGATTGCCCACCAAGAAAGAATCTGCCCCAGTCAAAAAGTGAACTGCCAAAAAATACAACACAAATCCCATAAGAATACAAAAGATTTGTATCTTCCACTTCCAAAAAAATCGTTTGACCTTCAATCCTCATCCTCCCTAGACTTCAATCTCTAAAATCTTTGCCGAGGCATACATCGCAACAATATAACTAAGTAGACATGCACTCATCGCCACTCGTCCAAAAAAAGTCTGATACATCGCATTAAAAAATCCTGGCGAGCTAACATCAATGTAGACAACAATAAAAATCGGAAACACATTCATAATCTTTTGTTCAAATCGCTTTGCCGCAGTCAAGGTCAAAATTTCTTCCTTTATTCTTGTCTTATCATGAATGACACCGGCTGTGTGATTAATAATCCCTATCAGCTCCCCTCCACTGCGCTTGGCAATGCGAACAACCTTGGCAAAATTTCAAATATCATCAATTCCACTTCTCTCCCCAAAATCCTCAAATGCTTTTTCAATCGGAACATTCACATAGACAAGATGTGCCATATACTCAAATTCCTGCAAGATCATACTATTTTCTCCATAAATCAGGCGAATCTCTTCGACACTCTCCTTCAATGCATTCTCAAGGGAGTATCCTGCACTCAATAGAGCTGCCAAAATCTGTATTCCTTCTTTAAACTCTAGTCCAAGCCTCTGTTTTCTTTTCTTCACCAAAATCTTCCTCTGATAGATGGGATAAATAATCGTCACAGGCAGAAAAAGAAGAAAAGCAATCACACTTCGATAAAATACATAGGAAATCACAGCATCTGCAACCAAGGCCATCAGCACATACATCAATAATTCACGCAGGCGAAAAGTATATACACTATAATTGATAACCTGCTGCGACAAGTTTTTGTGTGTTTTTAAGCACACCAACTGGCTTAAGCGAACCGACCACTTTGTCCCTGTCACTTCCCGTCTCTTCGAAAGAAAAGAGGGGAAAAAGTTCAATCTCACCATCCCGATATTCACCTACTTCCACAATTTCAAGCACTCTTCTTGATCGATCCCTCAATCTTCCAAGATGAACAATAATATCCAGTGCACCTGCAATCTGGCTTCGAATGGCAGGCAATGGTAAATCTGCACCAGAAAGTGCCATTGTTTCAATTCGAGAAAGCATATCCTTTGGACTATTGCTATGCCCCGTGCTCAAAGAACCATCATGACCTGTATTCATAGCCTGCAACATATCTAGTGCTTCACCACCTCGCACCTCACCGACAATAATGCGGTCTGGGTTCATTCTCAACGCCGCCTTAATTAAATTGGCAATGCTAATTTTCCCCTCCCCCTCACTGTTGGCATTTCTTGACTCTAATCTCACCAAATTTTTAATTTGCATCAATTGCAGTTCTGCCGAATCCTCAATCGTAATTACACGCTCATCTTCTGGAATATAGGCAGAAAGTGCATTTAAAAAAGTAGTCTTTCCTGAATTTGTTCCTCCACTAATAAAAATATTATATCCTGATTGCACTAACTTTTTTAATAGCTGTGCAGCCTGTGGCGTAATGGACTGAAAACGGATTAACTTGTCCATGCTAATTGGATCAGGAAACTTTCGAATCGTCACAATAGGTCCATCCAATGATATCGGCGGAAGAACGACATGAACTCTCGATCCATCTTCCAGTCTCGCATCAGCAATCGGGGTAAAAATATTGACACTTCGATTTACAGAACTAACAATTTTTTGGATCATATCCTCCAATTGCTCATTGCTCTTAAAGCGTTTGTCCCATCGCACAATATGTCCTGATTTTTCCACAAAGATATTCTCCGTGCCATTGATCATAATTTCGGTGATATCCTTGTCATCAATTAATTCCTGCAAAATATCCAGCCTTCGAAACGAGTCAAATAGTGCCATTCGAAGTTCGACCTTTTTTTTCAATGGCAAATACATCTTTTTTGCCTCTTCTAACACACAATGATCAATAATTTCCATCAATTGTATATCGGTCAAATTTCTATAATCTGTCAACTTTTCTGATAATTCTTTGTGCAGGCGTTCTTCTATATGATCATCCATATTTTAATCAACCTCCAGACGAAAAAACCACATAAAAACCACGGTGCCATGGCAATACTGAGCTGTGGATCATCTCGTCCCACCTCATAGTAATGCCCTATCTTCTTTGTTTGTATTGTTATTTTGAGAAATGAAAAGAAATAGCACAGGCGCAAAAATAGAATTTTTTTAGAATATAGTAGATAAAAAGAATAGATTGCAGCAAAACACATTCCCACAAATACCACACCTGCTCCTTCAAAAAGACCTAAAAAGCCACAGAGAAGCATAATTAATTTGGCATCTCCGGCCCCCACCATTCGAAATCTGTAGAGCAAAAATAGTGGAATAAAGCTAATGATAACTGCAATAAAGAACTTTGGCCCATTATAGACAACGCCTGTGCCAAGCCAAAACAAAAGCCAAATATTTTTGATCTTTTTGTCAATCAGATCCATACAAGCTGCCCCTCCAAGTAAGAGAGCCACAAATAGTTCATTCACCCCATATTCACTCCCTTCAATACTTCCCTTGCTAGTGCAGCCACTGGCGAAATCAATAGTGAAGAAATACTTTTCTCTCCCTGCTCACTTGGCAAGGTAATTTCTTCCAACTTTTTCTTTAATTTCTCCCTTCCCGTTTCATCGAGATAGGAAAAAAATTCTTCCATTCGACCATCCTTTTCCCTTGGAATTGGCATATAGACCTTTTCACAAATTCGAAATAGATCGCAAGCCCTCTTGCCAAGACTACCAAAATCAACAATCACTGTATGATATTGACTTTCATAGGCCATGCGAAGAAGTAATTTTTCAATTTCCTCAATCCCAAGTTCTACAATATCTTCAGGATATCTCGCTGGCGGAATATAATGTAAAGTATTTTTTGTATACACAGCCATTCCCAGCTTTTCCCAAGCATATTGCTCCTGTCGATAGCAGTATAAAATATCCGATAAATCTTTTGGATACTCCTGTCCTGCTTCCCTCAAAAGTCCCGAATATTCATCAAAGGACACAAGGAGTGCTGGAGCCATCTTTTCACACTCTGCACAGAGTGCAATTGCAAAGCTTGTCTTTCCACATCGACCATAGGGCGAGAACACCCCAAAAATTTGCACTTCTTCCTTCTCTATTTTCTCTAAGGACTTGTCCTTTGTCGGCTGATAGTTTGTCAAAATATGATGGAGAAAGTTCTCAACATTGACATACTTTTTCATTCCCCTGACATCAATCTCTCTCCCCACAAAGTCATCCTCTAAGAGTACAATCGTTGTCTCTGGAAGGGGCATAGACCCCACACTAGAATAGAGTTTCTCTTCAATCAATAAAATTTCAGTCTGAAATGTCGGTGCACTCTCTTGATAGCATTGGATATCTGGAAAATAACTAATACCAAAATCAATTCTTCCCTTTGCATTGAGATATGCACACAATTTTTTGCCATAACGTTCATCGCTGTCAATAATTGCAATGATATGTCTCAAAGAATCACCTCCCTAAAATTCAAAACATGAGACATTATCTCTTCTCTGCATTTAGTTTCAATATGAAATTATAAAATATGGAAATTGCTCCCAAACGGGATAAGAATAAACTAGATTGATTGTTTATATCATATATCACATTTACTATATTTGTCAATATTTTTTTTAATTTTTAGTGCTTTTTTTAGCTTTTTGTAGTAGAATAGGCTTATATTGATATACATATTTGATGCGGAGGTTTCGTTATGATAGAAAACAAGGGTTTACAAATTATTAGCCGAGATGATTGTTATCTCTTTGGCAAGGGAACACATTATAATATCTACCAAAAGCTTGGTTCCCACGCCTGCACAATCAATGGTACATCAGGTATGTACTTTGCCGTCTGGGCTCCTCACGCCATCTCTGTTCATCTTGTCGGAGATTTTAATCACTGGGATGCCACTGCAACACCTATGCAAACACTCTATACTTCGGGTATATGGGAGGTTTTTGTTCCTAATCTTGGTCTCAATGAACTCTATAAGTTTGCCATCCAAGCAAAAAATGGTGAAATCATCTTCAAGGCTGATCCCTACGCAAGATCTGCAGAATATCGACCTGGCACAGCATCAAAGACTACGATTGAGCCTGAATCCTTAGTTTGGTCTGATGACAAGTGGATGACTCAGAGAGCAAAAGTAGAAATCCGCCACCAGCCACTGAGTATCTATGAATGCCATTTGGGCTCTTGGAAGAAAAACGACAATGTAGAATTCGATGGATGTCTAAATTACAGAGAACTCGCCCATCAGCTAGCTGAATACCTCAGCTACATGGGTTACACTCATGTAGAGTTAATGGGCATTGCCGAATATCCATTTGATGGAAGCTGGGGATACCAGGTAACCGGTTACTATGCTCCAACCTCTCGCTATGGATCCATGGAAGACTTCCAGTACATGATTAACTACCTACATAATAAAAAGATTGGAGTCATTCTCGATTGGGTCCCTGCCCATTTTCCTAGAGATGCCTTTGGTCTTGCCAATTTTGATGGAGAACCACTATATGAATATGCAGATACTCGCAAGGGCGAACATCCTGATTGGGGAACCAAGGTATTTGACTACACAAAGACGGAAGTCAAGAATTTCCTCATTGCCAATGCACTCTACTGGCTAAATGATTTCCACATCGATGGTCTGCGTGTGGATGCTGTTGCTTCCATGCTCTACCTCGATTATGGTCGCCAAGATGGCCAATGGGTACCAAATCAATATGGTGGAAATAAAAATCTAGAGGCCATTGAATTCTTTAAGCACCTCAATTCCCTAATTGCAGGCAGAAAAGATGGCACGATGATTATTGCCGAAGAGTCCACAGCTTGGCCAAAGGTAACTCATACCCCTGAAGATGACGGTCTTGGCTTTACTTTTAAGTGGAACATGGGCTGGATGCACGACTTCCTTGAGTACATGAAACTTGATCCGTACTTTAGAAAATATAATCACAATAAGATGACTTTTAGTATGTCTTATGCGACAAGTGAGAATTTTATTTTGGTTTTATCCCACGATGAAGTCGTCCACTTAAAGTGTTCCATGATCAACAAGATGCCTGGCATCTATGAGGATAAATTTGCCAACCTCAAATGCGGTTATGCCTTTATGATGGGACATCCTGGAAAGAAACTCCTTTTTATGGGGCAGGATTTTGCCCAATTCCACGAATGGGATGAAAAGGTGTCCCTCGATTGGTATCTGATTGATGAGCCATTACACAGAGATGTCAATAATTTCTATCGAGGACTTCTTCATATTTATCAAAAATATTCCTGTATGTATGAGCTAGATGATAGTTGGGATGGTTTTTCATGGATCAATGCCGACGATGCTGACCGCTCCATCTTCTCCTTTGTTCGATATAATAAGAAGAAAAAGAAGAATCTTCTCTTTGTCATTAACTTTACACCAATGAATCGAGAAGATTATATGGTCGGTGTTCCAAAAAAAGGAACTTATCGTTTGATACTCGATCAACTCCATGGCTCCTATTCTCTGGTCAATAAAAAGCCTATTCCATTTAGGGCCGTAAAAGGAGAGTGTGACCACCAACCATACCATGTTAAATATCCACTGGCACCATATGGCGTGGCTATTTTCGAATTTTCATAAATAAAATCACAAAGGGGAGGGGCTCTCATTGAGAATCCCTCCCCACCTTATGAACTTTATTTTAGAATAGCAAAAAAGCCATCCCCCAAGCTCTCGTCGTCTTGAAAAAAGGCTTCTTAGTGCACCTTCA
This region of Lachnospiraceae bacterium oral taxon 096 genomic DNA includes:
- a CDS encoding CpaF family protein — protein: MDDHIEERLHKELSEKLTDYRNLTDIQLMEIIDHCVLEEAKKMYLPLKKKVELRMALFDSFRRLDILQELIDDKDITEIMINGTENIFVEKSGHIVRWDKRFKSNEQLEDMIQKIVSSVNRSVNIFTPIADARLEDGSRVHVVLPPISLDGPIVTIRKFPDPISMDKLIRFQSITPQAAQLLKKLVQSGYNIFISGGTNSGKTTFLNALSAYIPEDERVITIEDSAELQLMQIKNLVRLESRNANSEGEGKISIANLIKAALRMNPDRIIVGEVRGGEALDMLQAMNTGHDGSLSTGHSNSPKDMLSRIETMALSGADLPLPAIRSQIAGALDIIVHLGRLRDRSRRVLEIVEVGEYRDGEIELFPLFSFEETGSDRDKVVGSLKPVGVLKNTQKLVAAGYQL
- a CDS encoding prepilin peptidase — translated: MNELFVALLLGGAACMDLIDKKIKNIWLLFWLGTGVVYNGPKFFIAVIISFIPLFLLYRFRMVGAGDAKLIMLLCGFLGLFEGAGVVFVGMCFAAIYSFYLLYSKKILFLRLCYFFSFLKITIQTKKIGHYYEVGRDDPQLSIAMAPWFLCGFFVWRLIKIWMII
- the glgB gene encoding 1,4-alpha-glucan branching protein GlgB, with the protein product MIENKGLQIISRDDCYLFGKGTHYNIYQKLGSHACTINGTSGMYFAVWAPHAISVHLVGDFNHWDATATPMQTLYTSGIWEVFVPNLGLNELYKFAIQAKNGEIIFKADPYARSAEYRPGTASKTTIEPESLVWSDDKWMTQRAKVEIRHQPLSIYECHLGSWKKNDNVEFDGCLNYRELAHQLAEYLSYMGYTHVELMGIAEYPFDGSWGYQVTGYYAPTSRYGSMEDFQYMINYLHNKKIGVILDWVPAHFPRDAFGLANFDGEPLYEYADTRKGEHPDWGTKVFDYTKTEVKNFLIANALYWLNDFHIDGLRVDAVASMLYLDYGRQDGQWVPNQYGGNKNLEAIEFFKHLNSLIAGRKDGTMIIAEESTAWPKVTHTPEDDGLGFTFKWNMGWMHDFLEYMKLDPYFRKYNHNKMTFSMSYATSENFILVLSHDEVVHLKCSMINKMPGIYEDKFANLKCGYAFMMGHPGKKLLFMGQDFAQFHEWDEKVSLDWYLIDEPLHRDVNNFYRGLLHIYQKYSCMYELDDSWDGFSWINADDADRSIFSFVRYNKKKKKNLLFVINFTPMNREDYMVGVPKKGTYRLILDQLHGSYSLVNKKPIPFRAVKGECDHQPYHVKYPLAPYGVAIFEFS